ATGGTATGAAAAAAAGTGTAAAAAGGTGTCTAATAGACCAACAAAAGGATCTGTATATGAAATAAATACAgtacaaaactaaaaaaatatagataaaaaatTGAGAACATGCCAAAAGGCGAACACCTCGGTGACCACCTCTGCATGTCGCCGAGCTCATGTGTAAACTCCTTTTTTTGCTCGGCAACCACTATTCACTACTGCGTGCAACTTTCTTATTTCGGCCATATCTCTTTCTTTCGAACTTCTATTTACGATCTGTTTGCTCCCACAAATTCGGATCAAGATTATCTAAAACATTTATTTAGACCATTCTTCTTAATTCaactttaatatttttgtaGATTTCATCAAAGTACAAGTAAGTATCACAattcacaagataaaataattcaagtacaaaacaactatcaaacacttAATTCCCCACAAAATTAACACCACaagaacaataaaaatcatataaaagtGAATGTTATCAGTAATTAATATTCAAATGGACCACGTGGACTCTTGGTTGATTTTTCAATCTTACATGTGTGTTTATAATGAAATTTTGGAATATTTACATGTTAAttgacatatatataatttttattattttgaaaatgattatCATGATGTATATACTATATTGTGAAGAACcaagttaaaaattaaaaatgttacTTTCTTCGTCCCTCATATTTATGTATACCTTTCATTTTTCGCATATCCCCTAAATTTATACACACCCTATTTTTGGATGCTAGCTCAGTCACATGTAATTTTGACAATTGTATCCTTGTAACTTATACTTCTTTACCCACAATTTACTTAGCATGTGGGACTCTTTATCCACTATCAATACTCTAAATAAATTTGTCATTTAAATTCGTGTCGAAAGCAGTTATGCATAAATATATTTATGGGGGTGAAGGGAgtggtatttttttaaaaaggttGTGATTTTTAGTTAACAATTTATTTTCTAATGTGtgtttaataaattaactacTCCATTCATCTCCCAAACATCTTCCTCTCTTTTCATTTTGGTATGTcttcaaaatatttttctaacctatttttggaaataattgcCCTCATTTACAATTTTCACTTTTCGTAGGACCTATTctctatttatcaaatatacaactaattttaattaaaaattatgtcacCCTCTCTTAGAAAGATGTTTGGGAGATAAAagatgtaatattttttttgtcaattttCGATagactatatattttaaatttttcattcAGATCTATTGTTTATATTGTCATATTGATCATATGACCACTATCACTGATATCCCTAGATAAATCATTTAATATCCTTTGTCGATTTGTGTGATATTTCTTATTACATATTTAGATAAATGTTAGGAGTATGTGGTAATTAATcttaaaaagttaaaattactcaatgtaaagcatatatttttcttataataaattttggggtaaatatcatattaaaccttgaactatattcggtttatcaaaaataccctgaaagtttcgaaatgctctctaaaccctcaaagtatcagggttttatcaaatatatcccgcatctattttccgATCACCAGAAatgtgacgtggctcgccggataaCATAGtgcaatttaaattctattttcttTAATCCATGTAATTTTATATTCTATTGTTTTAATTCATGTCAtctatactctctctctctctctctctctctccggtGAGTGTCGCCAGTtttcgccgcctccggcgcggcgaggccggcttctcttcttcaaaacagagagagagagatagagaaagagagaattgCATTTTCTAAACCCCAATTCCCAAtctcaatttcaatttcaagttCCTGCAACAATGGTGTTGCGCAATCCAATGAAAATGGCGATGCTCCTCATCACCGCAAATAACCCTAGCTATGGCGGAAGAAAATCCGCACCCCAAATCAGCGCAGCTGGTGACGTTTTACGACATCCTAAGCTCACACGGCCTCTCCATCGGCTATTCCCCAAAAGCATCTTCGGTTTCTCCATCGACCCCGCATCCGGCGGTTTCCGCCTCTGCTTGCCGTCTCCTTCGCCGTGCGACACCGTGTTCGAGACCCACCTCCGGTATGAATACGACATCACTGGGCGCATCAACTACGGGAGGATTTCTAATTTGACGGGCATTTTGGCTCAGGATCTGTTTCTATGGCTCCCGACGAAGGGAATTCAGGTAGATATTCCGAGCTCCGGGTTGATTTACTTTGATGTGGAGGTGGTTTCCAAGCAGTTCTCCCTCTCGCTCTTCGATACGCTCAAGAATTGTAGTTCTGCGGAGGATGTCGATGGCTATGGTGATTTGCTGAAAATTCCTCAGGTTTGATATGGTTTCGAAGCAGTTCTCCTCCGATTTCGAAGAAGAGGAGCCGTcctcgccgcgccggaggcGTCGAAAACCGGCGACATGCACTCACCGGAGAAAAGAGAGTGGGAGAGAAAAATAGATGCgcgatatatttgataaaatcttgatactttgagggtttagagagcatttcgaaactttcagtatatttttgataaaacgaaaatagttcaaggtttaatatgatatttaccctaaatttTAAATCATACTATTAATATTATCAAATGTCAATCATCCAGGCATAAAATAGGTGATGTTACACGAACTGACAATAAAGAATCTAAATTGGAAAGAAGGGCTCCAATGTGTGTGGATTGATTCACAAATTGTTGGTGCCCTCATTACGTGATTGTAGAATTATACCTTAATAATTAGGAGTAGTTGTATTGTAATTATGTTTATTTCTTTAATTGTCTTAGTGATTGCATACAAATAGTACGTATATTGAGTGGAATAGAGAACTTGGTGAGAAGGTAAGGTCCGTCCAGATCGTATCCTCTGTCCTAGAATATTGTGTGTATCACGTGTAcaactcttcatttctttgttttataaattgttttttactataaaaataaaaattattattatattataaactctaattagtatttattattgaaaaattaaaattttaaaaattatataccctaactttgaattaatgaacccaaataatctattattaaatcaaataaatataaaaaaataattataaactccaaatggatgagtgaacccttgttaattatctttatattatataagcataataaattaaaattgaataaaaaataatttaaaattttaaagaaataaagagtggtacacactatattttgggacagaggatcccattcgAAGATCCGTCTATTATTTGCCTAACTTGTAGTGAAATATTTCCGAGTGGAAAATAAAACTTCCAGTAGTACTGATGTCACAGCACGTCGGCAGTTGGTTGAATTAGTAGCATCAAAGATATTGATGTTTTCTAATATTGATTTAATTGGAAAAAAATATCTGTGGGTTTAAAAATCAATGCTGAAAATAGAAAACCAAAACGTCATAAAACACTAAAGACCTCTTCCAATTTCCATAATCAAAAGCATTAGGACCCCGGATGCGACAAGTCAACACTCTTGACTTGACCAAATTAAATATTGTACACCTCTTTAATACTTCAaccctacacacacacacattgatTATTACAAAATACAtgcattataatttatatatatagctgAGAATGTTCTTGTTTCAAAGGTGAACCTCAAGTACCAATAGTTCCTTTCACATAGAAAATTCAACGATAAGAAAAAGGTGATCGATTGgaagtacatatatatatatatatatctgtggAAAATTAAAGTAATAGAGTAATTAGTGATGGAAGTGGAAAACATGAGCAGCCCAATCTCGTGTGGTAGTAAGGAAGAGGAGGAAGACGCAGAGCTTCCCGGTTTCCGGTTTCACCCGACAGACGAAGAGCTGGTGGGGTTCTATCTCCGGCGGAAGGTGGAGAAGCGGCCCATCCGCCTCGACCTCATCAAGCACGTCGAAATCTACAAATTCGATCCCTGGGATCTTCCAAGTATGTATGTTTAATGATTAATACAGATGATGAGATGGAGGTATATAATATGTATGAAATTGGTGCAGAGTCGAACGGCGCAGGGGAGAAAGAGTGGTACTTCTTCTGCAGAAGAGGGAAGAAATACAAGAACAGCCTGAGGCCCAATAGGG
The genomic region above belongs to Salvia miltiorrhiza cultivar Shanhuang (shh) chromosome 5, IMPLAD_Smil_shh, whole genome shotgun sequence and contains:
- the LOC131025515 gene encoding uncharacterized protein LOC131025515, which translates into the protein MVLRNPMKMAMLLITANNPSYGGRKSAPQISAAGDVLRHPKLTRPLHRLFPKSIFGFSIDPASGGFRLCLPSPSPCDTVFETHLRYEYDITGRINYGRISNLTGILAQDLFLWLPTKGIQVDIPSSGLIYFDVEVVSKQFSLSLFDTLKNCSSAEDVDGYGDLLKIPQV